The proteins below are encoded in one region of Pseudomonas putida NBRC 14164:
- a CDS encoding CidA/LrgA family protein, producing MKPALLKKALRLLVELAILCSLFLLGGQLASWLGWPIPGGVMGLALLLILFASGVLKPAMLQLGAGWLMAEMLLFFIPALMSLLDYGSLIREEGWRILLVIAVSTLMVMVVTALTVELVCRWSLRHEP from the coding sequence ATGAAACCCGCGTTATTGAAAAAAGCCCTGCGCCTGCTTGTCGAGCTGGCGATCCTTTGTTCTTTGTTCCTGCTCGGAGGCCAGCTTGCCAGTTGGCTGGGCTGGCCAATCCCCGGCGGCGTGATGGGCCTGGCACTGTTGTTGATACTGTTCGCTTCAGGTGTGCTCAAGCCGGCCATGTTGCAACTGGGCGCGGGCTGGCTGATGGCCGAGATGCTGCTGTTTTTCATCCCGGCGCTGATGAGCCTGCTGGATTACGGCTCGCTCATCCGTGAAGAGGGCTGGCGCATCCTGCTGGTGATCGCCGTGAGCACGCTGATGGTGATGGTGGTGACTGCCTTGACCGTGGAACTGGTGTGCCGCTGGAGCTTGCGCCATGAGCCTTGA
- a CDS encoding LrgB family protein, whose product MSLEPMPLFWLALTLLAYLGSRWLYRRSKRYLLSPLILVPVLLLAVAVPLHTAYAEYARNTHWLMSVLGPVTVAFAVPIWQQRAMLARHWPALMVGMVAGSSASIASSWGLAHLLALDSATSLSLVPRSITTPFAMPLAHDLGGVPELTAVFVMFTGVLGAMFGGVLLRWLPLRTPLARGALFGVGAHGAGVSRAQEVGREEGSVAGLVMVLTGLLNLFAAPLLAMLL is encoded by the coding sequence ATGAGCCTTGAACCCATGCCGCTGTTCTGGCTGGCCCTGACCTTGCTGGCTTACCTGGGCAGCCGTTGGCTGTACCGGCGCAGCAAGCGCTACCTGCTGTCGCCGTTGATCCTGGTACCTGTGCTGCTGCTGGCCGTGGCGGTGCCGCTGCATACCGCCTATGCAGAGTATGCCCGCAATACCCATTGGTTGATGAGCGTGCTCGGCCCGGTGACTGTGGCCTTCGCGGTGCCGATCTGGCAGCAGCGGGCCATGCTGGCGCGCCATTGGCCGGCCCTGATGGTGGGCATGGTGGCAGGCAGCAGTGCCTCGATCGCCAGCTCCTGGGGCCTTGCGCACCTGCTGGCGCTGGACAGTGCAACCAGCCTGTCGCTGGTGCCGCGTTCGATCACCACGCCGTTTGCCATGCCCTTGGCCCATGACCTGGGTGGCGTGCCGGAGCTGACGGCGGTGTTCGTGATGTTCACCGGCGTGCTCGGCGCCATGTTCGGTGGCGTGCTGCTGCGCTGGTTGCCGCTGCGCACGCCCCTGGCACGGGGTGCACTGTTTGGCGTCGGTGCGCACGGTGCCGGGGTCAGCCGGGCTCAGGAGGTGGGCCGTGAGGAAGGCTCGGTGGCCGGCCTGGTCATGGTCCTGACCGGGTTGTTGAACCTGTTCGCGGCACCGCTGCTGGCCATGCTGCTCTGA
- a CDS encoding LysR family transcriptional regulator, translating into MEFKQLRSFIEVVHRGGFTQAAHTLHISQSAVSKQVAQLEQDVGQPLLERQASQLHLTAAGRIVLERGEALLRQRQALLNELDDLSLMERGELRLGLPMLGSDALFAGLFAEYRRRHPNIAIQLLEGGSRSVEQAVRSGELELGGSLTPSDEAFDYQPFCNEPLDALLPAGHALAGLDEVDLGQLADTPFLLYQRSFVLNDRLLKACHQHGFTPKEGGRSGQADFLAALVAAGQGVVLLPRVVAKALERPGVVRLPLRSPQDLRWDIAFIWRRGAYLSRAAQAWLALLREWPVPGSS; encoded by the coding sequence ATGGAATTCAAACAGCTACGCAGTTTTATCGAAGTGGTCCACCGCGGCGGTTTCACCCAGGCGGCGCACACCCTGCACATCAGCCAGTCGGCTGTAAGCAAGCAGGTGGCCCAGCTGGAGCAAGATGTGGGCCAGCCACTGCTGGAGCGCCAGGCCTCGCAGCTGCACCTGACGGCAGCCGGGCGCATTGTGCTGGAGCGTGGCGAGGCCCTGCTGCGTCAGCGCCAGGCACTGCTCAACGAGCTGGACGACCTCAGCCTGATGGAGCGTGGCGAGCTGCGCCTGGGCTTGCCCATGCTGGGCAGCGACGCCCTGTTCGCCGGTTTGTTCGCCGAATACCGCCGGCGCCACCCGAATATCGCGATTCAGTTGCTCGAAGGCGGCAGCCGTAGTGTTGAGCAGGCAGTCAGGAGTGGCGAACTGGAATTGGGTGGCAGCCTGACGCCCAGCGACGAAGCGTTCGACTACCAACCGTTTTGCAACGAACCGCTGGATGCCCTGCTGCCGGCTGGCCATGCCTTGGCGGGCCTGGACGAGGTGGACCTGGGGCAACTGGCCGATACGCCGTTCCTGCTGTATCAGCGCAGCTTCGTGCTCAATGACCGGCTGCTGAAGGCGTGCCACCAGCACGGTTTTACCCCGAAGGAAGGCGGGCGCAGCGGCCAGGCGGATTTTTTGGCAGCGCTGGTGGCGGCGGGCCAGGGCGTGGTGTTGCTGCCCCGGGTGGTGGCAAAAGCGCTTGAGCGCCCTGGGGTGGTGCGTTTGCCGCTGCGTTCGCCGCAGGATTTGCGTTGGGATATTGCCTTTATCTGGCGGCGCGGGGCGTACCTGTCACGAGCGGCGCAGGCGTGGTTGGCGTTGCTGCGCGAGTGGCCGGTGCCGGGCAGTAGCTAA
- a CDS encoding PAS domain S-box protein, which yields MINAQLLQSMVDASNDGIVVAEQEGDDTILIYVNAAFERLTGYSRDEILYQDCRFLQADDRDQLGRARIRRALAEGRPCREVLRNYRKDGSAFWNELSITPVRLDAEQRTYFIGIQKDVSRQVQLERELAELRVCPKPDERA from the coding sequence ATGATCAACGCGCAATTGCTGCAATCGATGGTCGATGCGTCCAATGACGGGATCGTGGTTGCCGAACAGGAAGGCGACGACACCATCCTGATCTACGTGAACGCCGCCTTCGAACGCCTGACCGGCTATAGCCGCGACGAAATCCTCTACCAGGATTGCCGCTTCCTGCAGGCAGACGACCGTGACCAGCTTGGCCGTGCCCGCATCCGCAGGGCCTTGGCCGAAGGCCGCCCCTGTCGCGAAGTGCTGCGCAACTACCGCAAGGATGGCAGCGCGTTCTGGAACGAGCTGTCGATCACCCCGGTAAGGCTAGACGCTGAACAGCGGACCTATTTCATCGGTATTCAGAAGGACGTCAGCCGCCAGGTCCAACTTGAGCGGGAGCTGGCCGAACTGCGCGTTTGTCCGAAACCCGACGAACGCGCCTGA
- a CDS encoding flavodoxin, protein MKVAIISGSVYGTAEEVARHAESLLKAAGLEAWHAARATLQDLEGFAPDALLAVTSTTGMGELPDNLMPLYCAIRDTLPAAWRGLPGAVIALGDASYGDTYCGGGEQMRELFAELGVREVQPMLRLDASETVTPEADAEPWLAELVQALKA, encoded by the coding sequence ATGAAAGTCGCCATTATTTCCGGATCGGTCTATGGCACCGCCGAAGAAGTCGCCCGTCACGCCGAATCGCTGTTGAAGGCTGCAGGCCTGGAGGCCTGGCATGCGGCGCGTGCCACCCTGCAGGATCTTGAAGGTTTTGCCCCAGACGCCTTGCTGGCCGTGACCTCGACCACCGGCATGGGCGAGCTGCCGGACAACCTCATGCCGTTGTACTGCGCCATTCGTGACACCCTGCCTGCGGCCTGGCGTGGCCTGCCGGGTGCAGTCATTGCGCTGGGCGATGCCAGCTACGGTGACACCTACTGTGGTGGTGGCGAACAAATGCGCGAGCTGTTTGCCGAGTTGGGTGTGCGCGAAGTGCAGCCGATGCTGCGCCTGGATGCCAGCGAGACCGTGACCCCGGAAGCCGATGCCGAACCGTGGTTGGCGGAGCTTGTTCAAGCGTTGAAAGCCTGA